The Spirosoma sp. SC4-14 DNA window ATCGCGTTCGACCAAGTTAATTCATGGTGGAGTACGGTATCTTGAACAAGCGATCAAAAAGCTCGATCTGGCCCAGTTGAAACAGGTGCGCCACGGGCTGGCCGAACGGCGAACCGTAATCCGAAATGCTCCGCATCTGGCCCATCCGCTGGCGTTGCTGACACCCGTATTCAGTTGGTTTGAAGGCATGTATATGTCGGTTGGTCTGGCGCTCTACGCATTTTTTGCGGGTAACGACAGTTTTCCTAAAGGAAGCTGGCTGACCAAAGCGCAGGCATTGGCAAAGATGCCGACGCTGACTCCCAATATGCATAGTGCCGTACTTTACTATGATGGGCAGTTAAATGATGCCCGCTATGCACTGGCGCTGGCGCATTCGGCCGACGAAGCGGGGGCTGTTGTTGTCAATTACCTGTCCGTACAAGATTTTGACCGGGAAGGCAATCGGCTAACGGCCGCTGTTGTGCAGGATCAGGTGACGGGTGAAACCTTTCGGATTCGTGCCCGCCTGTTTCTGAACTGCACCGGCCCCTATTCAGATGCCATTCGATTACTGGCTAGTTCTACACTCGAATCGCGCATTCGACCCAGCAAAGGCGTTCATATTGTGCTGCCCCGCGAAACGCTCCAGAGCGATTGTGCGATGCTAATTCCGAAAACGTCGGATGGGCGAGTGGTTTTCGCGATCCCATTCGGCGATAAAGTGTTTGTTGGTACAACCGATGACGATTACAAAGACCTGAGCCACGAACCGGTTCTGGAACCTGCAGAAGTTGATTATCTGCTCGAAACCTTACGGCCTTATCTGGCCAAAACTCCCGATAAAACCCAGGTTCTGGCTGGCTTTGGTGGTATTCGCCCGCTTATTGTGAGTAGTCGGGCAACGACCAAGACACTGCTGCGGGATCATGAAGTCGAGTATGATGCTACATCGGGTCTGCTGAGCTTGCTGGGCGGCAAATGGACAACCTACCGGCTGATGGCGCAGGATGCCATTGATCGGGCGGGCGAACTGCTTGGTAAATCAATGCCGGGCAAAACAGAGTCGCACTATCTGGTCGGTGGCGAAAACTATCGTTTTAGTGATTGGCAACAACTCCAGCAACATTATAAACTGCCCGCCGATGTTTGCCAGCATCTGATGCGAACTTATGGTACTCGGGCCGAACGAGTGGCGCAACTTACGCTTTCCAACTCCGATTTGTCGGAACGACTTGCCGAAAATCAGCCGTTTATCAAAGCCGAGGTTATGCATCAGGTACGTGAAGAATTGGCCGTTCGCCCACGGGATGTGCTGGCTCGTCGGTGGCGGCTCGAACTGGCCGACTGGCAACTGACCGCACAACTAACACCAGCCGTAGCCAGCCTGATGGCTACTGAATTAGGTTGGACCGATCAGGTTCGTGAAAAACAGATCGAAGAATATCGGGCACTGCTTCACTCATTCTTTGTGAAGGCTGGTCTGACCACTACACCAACCAATGTTGCCAGCGTTTAAGAAGTTGGGCATTGGTTGTCTCTTCTTCTAATGATCATTGACTCTTAACATATGAACTAAACTGATGTTAATCAGTACGGTTCCTGTACTAGCTCATAGCTGGCGGTTCACGAATTGACTTGTTTTGTAGTGAACAAGCCGATGGTCATCATGAAAACGATTCTGGTTCCTACCGATCTGAGCCCCATAACAGAATATGCCCTCAACGTGGCTGTCGATCTGGCGCGTACATATCAGGCCGAAATTATTCTGCTGCATACGGTTCTGAGCGAGTATATACCACCCGCTGATTGCGTTACGGGCCTATCGTTCGACATTGGACCTGTTTATGAAGAAGCCTGGAAAGAAGCCGATCAGGAATTGCATAAGCTGGCTGCTAATCCCAGGTATGCCGATGTTACCATCAAAACACAGTTGGGTAGTAATCTGGATGGGCTCATCCATTGCATCAACGAGCAACCTGCCGATCTGATCGTATTAGCCTCTAAGGGATCTTCGGGGTTGATGGAGTGGCTCGAAGGATCACACGCTGAATTAATTGTTCGCCATGCAACCTGCCCGGTGCTGGTTGTTAAGCAACCCGTCGGGCATTTCAAACCCGAACGAATCGTTTACGGAATCGATCTGGAAAAGGAACTGAAAAAACCCCATACCTATCCGTTCTCGCTGGCCGATTCGAAACGCCGACAGTTTCTCTACGTGATGACACCCAGCGATGGTCGACTCCCCGAAGGAGTACGGGAGTGGGTCGATGAGTTTGCGGCAATAAATGGGATGAAAGAATACAACCTCCATATCTGGCATGACAAAACGATTTCTGGCGGTATTCTGCATTATGCCGATGAGGTTAAGGCCGATCTGATCGTACTTTTCACGCATGGACATAAAGGCTTGCAACACTGGCTGAAGGGCAGTGTGGCCGAAGATGTTCTGAATCATTCGCAGATACCAGTTCTGATCATGCGGCTCTAACGAATTCTCTTATAGTTTACTCAATAGTTAATACTGAATTTATTATGGATAAAGACATGCAAGGAAAAGTAGCACTGGTAACGGGTGCTGCGTCGGGTATCGGAAAAGCAACGGCAATTTTATACGGTCAGCACGGAGCTAATGTAATTCTGTCGGATGTTGACGAAGTGCAGGGGCTGGAAGTGGCCGAAGAAGTGAAAGCAACCGGTGTAGAGGCCAAATTCGTAAAAGCCGATGTTAGTGATGCGGCCCAGTGTCAGAAACTGGTTGACGAAACAATTGCAACCTTTGGCCGGCTGGATATGGCCTGTAACAATGCCGGAATCGGTGGCGAAATGAATGCAACGGCCGACTACTCGCTGGAAGGCTGGCATAAGATTATCAACGTTAATCTGAATAGTGTTTTCTATTGCCTGAAATATGAGCTGGAAGCCATGCTGAAACAGGGCACCGGCGGGTCGATTGTTAATATGGCTTCAATTTTGGGGCAGGTTGGTACGGCACAGGCTCCTGGCTACGTGACGGCGAAACATGGTTTGCTTGGCCTTACGCAGACGGCGGCTATTGAATATGCATCGAAAGGGATTCGGATTAACTCGGTTGGCCCCGGCTATATCGATACGCCGTTGTTGCGAATTTTACCCGACGAAGCCAAACAGGCAATTATTGGCTTGCATCCAATTGGGCGGTTAGGCAAATCGGAAGAAGTGGCCGAGCTGGTTATCTGGCTCACGTCGGATAAAGCATCGTTTGTGACGGGTTCGTATTACCCGGTCGATGGGGGGTATCTGGCGCAGTAAATTATTGATGTTAGTAGAGGGTGTTTGTTGTTTGGATAGACGCCATGCCAGTCGGTGTGGCGTCTATTTTTATCATCCTAAAAGAACTCATTCTTTCCTGTGAATATTGCCTTGATTGCTTACTTTTGAGTGTGTTCGTAACCTATTTTTAAGCAAAATCCTATGCCTTCCCGTCTGTCTCAGGATCATCCCGAAAAGGGCCTGTCGTCTGCACAGGTCGAAGCCGCCCGGCGTCAGCATGGGTCAAACCGCCTGGCAACATCCGATTCGGGGTCTGTCTGGAGAATGGTTCTTGAGGTTATATCCGAACCCATGTTCATTCTGCTGGCCATTGCCTGTGGGCTATATGTTGCGCTGGGCGAATGGGAAGAAGGTGTCGTTTTGGGTATTGCGATGGGAGTAGTAGCGGGAATTTCTTTGTTTCAGACGATTCGGAGCGACCATGCCCTACAGGCCCTTCGAAGACTTACTCAGCCCAGTGTATCCGTCCTGCGTAATGGAAGCCTTACGGTAGTTGGCACCGAAGAAATTGTAGTGGGCGACCTGGTTTGGCTAACGGAAGGGCAAACCATACCTGCCGACGGTGTATTGGTGCAGGCTAACGATTGTTCTGTCGATGAGGCTGTGCTGACTGGTGAGTCGGTACCTGTTGCCAAAACAAACCCTAACTCGGATGTTTTCTTTGCCGGTACCTGGTTAACCTCGGGCAGTGCCTATGTGCGCATTACAAGCGTTGGTGCAACCACCGAGCTAGGCCGGTTAGGTCAGTCGCTTCAGCATATTGAGGTTGAAAAAACACCCTTACAGCAGCAGATCGGTCAGTTTGTGCAACGAATGGCCTTTGTTGGCTTTGGCGCTTTTGCCTTGGTTTGGGGTGTCAACTTTGCCCAATCCGGCAATTGGGCTACATCATTACTACTTGGCCTTACAATTGCCATGTCGGTGCTGCCCGAAGAAATTCCGGTGGCTTTCAGTAGTTTTATGGCGTTGGGCGCTGCGCGTATGGTTCGTTTTGGCGTATTGACCAAACAACCGCAAACGGTCGAAAGCCTTGGATCGGCTACGGTGATCTGCACCGACAAAACAGGTACAATCACCAAAGAAGGCATGACGCTTTCTAAACTCTACGATGCGAAAACTCACAAAATAATCGACCTTACCCGCGCCTTGTCCCATTCGGAGCGGCAGCTATTGGCCTATGCACGCTGGGCAAGCGAGCCCAAACCGTTCGATTCGATGGAACGAGCCATTATTGATGCGTTCGGGCGGGAGTTTCCGCAGAGCGCTCCCCGGCCATTGCAGCACGAATACCCATTGGAAGGCGTCCCGCCTATGATGACGCATGTGTATGCACCCCAGGCCGATGGAGTGCGGGTAGCGGGTAAAGGTGCGGTTGAACGAATTGTGCGGGTATGCCAATTGCCAGAAACCCAGGTCGCCGAAATACTCCAACAGGCTACTGAACTGGCCAAACAGGGCTATCGGGTTCTGGGCGTTGCGGGAAGCGATTGGGAGGGCGAAACCTATCCCCTGAAACAGGACGATTTTAACTGGGATTTCAAAGGACTGGTTGCGCTGGAAAACCCACCCAAAGCCAATGCCAGGTCAGTTATCCATCAGTTCAACCGGGCCGGTATTACCGTGAAAATGATTACGGGTGATTCGCCCGAAACGGCTCAGGCCATTGCCCGGCAGGTAGACTTGCCCAATGCCGACCGGATTCTGACGGGGAAGCAGGTAATGAGTATGGCAGATGCTGAGTTACAGGATCAGGTAGGGGCAGTCAATATTTTTGCCCGGATGTTTCCTGATGCCAAACTACGGGTAATTCGTGCGCTCAAAAGCATTGGTGAGGTTGTTGCCATGACCGGCGACGGTGTTAACGACGGACCTGCGTTGAAAGCAGCTCATATTGGCGTCGCTATGGGAAAACGCGGTACCGAACTGGCCAAACAGGCCGCATCGCTCGTATTGGTCAATGACGATTTGAGTGGAATGGTAAAGGCTATTGCGCAGGGACGTCGGATTTACCAGAATCTGAAACAGGCCGTTGGCTATATCGTTTCTATTCATATCCCGATCATTCTGACCGTTACGCTGCCGCTGTTTCTGGGCTGGCGGTTCATTAACCTGTTTAGTCCGATACACGTTATTTTTCTGGAACTGGTTATGGGGCCAACCTGCTCCATTGCCTTCGAGAATGAACCCGCTGGGCGTAATCTGATGAATGAGCCGCCCCGCCATATGACCGACACGTTTTTTACAACCCGCGAACTGGGCTTCCGTGTTAGTCAGGGTGTGGTTATTGCCGTGGCTACATTGGGGATGTATTATTATGCTATGCAACAGGGGCTTTCGCTGGATCGAGTGCGAACCACAACCTTTGTAACGCTTGTGCTGAGTAATATTTGGCTAACGCTGGCGAACCGTTCGAACCAGGAGTCGATTCTGACTACTATCCGTCGGCCTAATCCCATTTTGTGGTTAATGCTGGCTCTGACCGCGCTCATGCTCGTTGCTGCTTTATCAATCCCGGTGGTTCGACAACTGGCTCAGTTCACCCCACTGAGCCATGCCGAATTCAACCGTTGCCTGTTGGTGTCGCTGGGGAGTGTTATCTGGCTGGAAGCCTATAAGATTGTTAGGCGCTAGTCATTAAGTCATTAGAAGAAATAATACCAATGCCTACTTAACCAATGACCAATAGCTAATTTGCCTGTAGGTGTTTCTGATTACGTCGATTGGTTTTGCGTTTCCACAATAAATGATCACCCGGATGCTCACTAAGCCTATAAAAGCCAAGCGCCAGAAAAAGCATGGCCGGAAAAGCAGAGCCCAGACCCAATGGCAAAATAGCCAGCGAAAACAAAAAACCGGCTAGGCAACCCGCCCGAAACAATCGACCGGTCATAGGCATCGAAATTGCAATGAAAAGTTGTCCGGCGGCAATGGTCAGGATAAACGGAACCGTTATTTTCTCGAAAGGGCCGAGAATAAACCATCGGTAAACCGGAAACACGACATAGTCGGCAAAATCGGCGTAGACCCAGGGTGTTTCCAGCACGGTGATGATATTGAACCAACCGGCCCAGCCAAACAGCAGAGCCAGACTGAACCGGGCAAGTACAGGACGCCGGTAGCAGGCCGTTACCAGCAAAACAGCCACCAGATTCGTTAGAGTATAGGCAATCCAGAACGTGGAAGAAGAAAACAGCGTGTTCATTATGGGCGATAGGGTAGAGAATGGTTTTGATACTTATCGAATATTAATCTGTTTCTCATCGTGATATTGCCGACGGCCATCGGACCAGTTGAGGCATACACGCCAGATACCTTTGGCCAGTTGAGCCGTTGAGATCACATGGCGGGGCTTTTCGGTTGGTTTAACCGGTATCTGGATAGTATCCTGAGCGTTACTACTCTGACTGAAAATCAGATCACCTTTTTGGAACGATGTGGGGAGCACAAAGGCCAGCAGTTGAGAAGTAGGTTCGAATGTCATGGCTGTTGAGGAATGAATTGTGGGCAATTGGTAACGGAAACCGAAGTTCCCCGGCAAAGATGATTGTTGAGTAACCGGTTGGCCATGATGGCGGTCAGCAAATGAGCTGATTGGTTTCAGGTAGTCGGTTGATGAGCCTTACCCCGTGTCGTTGAACGAATGGCCATCTTTGGAGAGTCAATCAAACACCCAGAAACCCCTGCCAGAAAATGGTACGCTCCCTGATTTTCCTGTTATTAGGTCCGGTGCTGGCTATAGCACAGACCAGCGACGACTGGACCCGATTACGCCAGTATGCCGACGAAATCGGCGTTGATAGCCTATGCTCAACGCCCGACGCTACCTGTCTGAAAACCTATTTTACCCAGATTGTTTATGGAAGGCCGAGTCGGCGATTGGGTTATCAGGGACTGGCTCAACACATTGACACTGCTCGTATAAACCGCCTGACCAGTCAGTTCCTGGCCGGAGCCGACTGGTGTCCGCT harbors:
- a CDS encoding FAD-dependent oxidoreductase, with the translated sequence MNRDDNRKRLQQETFDICIIGAGASGAGSALDAALRGYRVALIDRGDISGETSSRSTKLIHGGVRYLEQAIKKLDLAQLKQVRHGLAERRTVIRNAPHLAHPLALLTPVFSWFEGMYMSVGLALYAFFAGNDSFPKGSWLTKAQALAKMPTLTPNMHSAVLYYDGQLNDARYALALAHSADEAGAVVVNYLSVQDFDREGNRLTAAVVQDQVTGETFRIRARLFLNCTGPYSDAIRLLASSTLESRIRPSKGVHIVLPRETLQSDCAMLIPKTSDGRVVFAIPFGDKVFVGTTDDDYKDLSHEPVLEPAEVDYLLETLRPYLAKTPDKTQVLAGFGGIRPLIVSSRATTKTLLRDHEVEYDATSGLLSLLGGKWTTYRLMAQDAIDRAGELLGKSMPGKTESHYLVGGENYRFSDWQQLQQHYKLPADVCQHLMRTYGTRAERVAQLTLSNSDLSERLAENQPFIKAEVMHQVREELAVRPRDVLARRWRLELADWQLTAQLTPAVASLMATELGWTDQVREKQIEEYRALLHSFFVKAGLTTTPTNVASV
- a CDS encoding universal stress protein, giving the protein MKTILVPTDLSPITEYALNVAVDLARTYQAEIILLHTVLSEYIPPADCVTGLSFDIGPVYEEAWKEADQELHKLAANPRYADVTIKTQLGSNLDGLIHCINEQPADLIVLASKGSSGLMEWLEGSHAELIVRHATCPVLVVKQPVGHFKPERIVYGIDLEKELKKPHTYPFSLADSKRRQFLYVMTPSDGRLPEGVREWVDEFAAINGMKEYNLHIWHDKTISGGILHYADEVKADLIVLFTHGHKGLQHWLKGSVAEDVLNHSQIPVLIMRL
- a CDS encoding SDR family oxidoreductase, with product MDKDMQGKVALVTGAASGIGKATAILYGQHGANVILSDVDEVQGLEVAEEVKATGVEAKFVKADVSDAAQCQKLVDETIATFGRLDMACNNAGIGGEMNATADYSLEGWHKIINVNLNSVFYCLKYELEAMLKQGTGGSIVNMASILGQVGTAQAPGYVTAKHGLLGLTQTAAIEYASKGIRINSVGPGYIDTPLLRILPDEAKQAIIGLHPIGRLGKSEEVAELVIWLTSDKASFVTGSYYPVDGGYLAQ
- a CDS encoding cation-translocating P-type ATPase, with the protein product MPSRLSQDHPEKGLSSAQVEAARRQHGSNRLATSDSGSVWRMVLEVISEPMFILLAIACGLYVALGEWEEGVVLGIAMGVVAGISLFQTIRSDHALQALRRLTQPSVSVLRNGSLTVVGTEEIVVGDLVWLTEGQTIPADGVLVQANDCSVDEAVLTGESVPVAKTNPNSDVFFAGTWLTSGSAYVRITSVGATTELGRLGQSLQHIEVEKTPLQQQIGQFVQRMAFVGFGAFALVWGVNFAQSGNWATSLLLGLTIAMSVLPEEIPVAFSSFMALGAARMVRFGVLTKQPQTVESLGSATVICTDKTGTITKEGMTLSKLYDAKTHKIIDLTRALSHSERQLLAYARWASEPKPFDSMERAIIDAFGREFPQSAPRPLQHEYPLEGVPPMMTHVYAPQADGVRVAGKGAVERIVRVCQLPETQVAEILQQATELAKQGYRVLGVAGSDWEGETYPLKQDDFNWDFKGLVALENPPKANARSVIHQFNRAGITVKMITGDSPETAQAIARQVDLPNADRILTGKQVMSMADAELQDQVGAVNIFARMFPDAKLRVIRALKSIGEVVAMTGDGVNDGPALKAAHIGVAMGKRGTELAKQAASLVLVNDDLSGMVKAIAQGRRIYQNLKQAVGYIVSIHIPIILTVTLPLFLGWRFINLFSPIHVIFLELVMGPTCSIAFENEPAGRNLMNEPPRHMTDTFFTTRELGFRVSQGVVIAVATLGMYYYAMQQGLSLDRVRTTTFVTLVLSNIWLTLANRSNQESILTTIRRPNPILWLMLALTALMLVAALSIPVVRQLAQFTPLSHAEFNRCLLVSLGSVIWLEAYKIVRR